The following proteins are co-located in the Cytophagia bacterium CHB2 genome:
- a CDS encoding nicotinate phosphoribosyltransferase, with translation MFHLASAEDILSGKVTDVYFERTKHILTELHKDTHVAVEFILKKFPQPNNWGVFAGLEEAMTILKDLPVTIDGLPEGSLFFEDEPVLTIKGKYLDFGPYETALLGLLSQATGVATRAARCKKAAGNRPVISFGARRMHPAIAPMIERNAFIGGCDGVASVAAAKLLNERPSGTMPHAFILLIGDTVAAAEAFDKYIEPEVMRAILIDTFADEKFEALRVAEALGDKLAYVRLDTPSNRRGDFASLAKEIRWELDLRGFNHVKIFLSGGIDEEKILQYNVIADAYGVGTAISNAPVMDFSMDIVEIDGKPIAKRGKKSGGKHLWRNRKTGERVVQATALEHDGELFEPLFVQIMREGKVLYKTPAPAEIRRSVLRQLEQVELYVK, from the coding sequence ATGTTCCACCTCGCCTCCGCTGAAGATATTTTATCCGGTAAAGTTACGGATGTTTATTTCGAGCGCACAAAACACATTCTCACCGAGTTGCACAAAGACACCCATGTCGCGGTCGAGTTCATTCTCAAAAAATTTCCACAACCGAACAACTGGGGCGTATTTGCCGGGCTGGAGGAAGCCATGACCATCCTGAAAGATCTCCCCGTGACGATTGACGGCCTGCCGGAAGGTTCGTTGTTTTTTGAGGATGAGCCTGTGCTTACCATCAAAGGCAAATATCTCGATTTTGGGCCTTACGAAACGGCGCTGCTCGGCTTGCTCAGCCAGGCCACGGGTGTGGCCACACGCGCGGCGCGCTGCAAAAAAGCAGCCGGAAATCGCCCAGTGATCAGTTTCGGCGCGCGGCGCATGCACCCGGCGATTGCGCCCATGATCGAGCGTAACGCCTTTATCGGCGGCTGCGACGGCGTGGCTTCGGTGGCGGCCGCGAAACTGCTGAATGAACGGCCCTCCGGCACCATGCCGCATGCGTTTATTTTATTGATTGGCGACACCGTGGCGGCGGCAGAGGCATTCGACAAATACATCGAACCGGAAGTGATGCGCGCGATTTTGATCGATACGTTTGCCGATGAAAAATTCGAAGCACTGCGGGTGGCCGAGGCCCTGGGCGACAAGCTTGCCTACGTTCGCCTCGACACCCCCAGCAATCGCCGCGGCGATTTTGCCAGCCTGGCCAAAGAGATTCGCTGGGAGCTTGATTTGCGCGGCTTCAATCACGTCAAGATTTTCCTTTCCGGCGGCATTGATGAAGAAAAAATTTTGCAATACAACGTCATCGCCGATGCCTACGGCGTGGGCACCGCCATTTCCAATGCCCCGGTGATGGATTTCTCGATGGATATTGTCGAGATTGACGGCAAACCGATTGCGAAGCGCGGCAAGAAATCTGGCGGCAAGCATTTGTGGCGCAATCGCAAAACCGGCGAGCGCGTGGTGCAAGCCACGGCGCTGGAGCACGACGGCGAGCTGTTCGAACCGCTTTTCGTTCAAATCATGCGCGAAGGCAAAGTGCTCTACAAAACGCCTGCGCCGGCGGAGATTCGCCGGTCCGTGTTGCGGCAGTTGGAGCAGGTGGAGCTGTATGTGAAATAA